A part of Leptospiraceae bacterium genomic DNA contains:
- a CDS encoding protein kinase encodes MAEILSEIHRKKVIHKDIRPENIIINPDTMDVKLIDFGISTRLSKEETEWVAANVLEESIQYISPELASRMNGVPGAFMSMIGSSILNQIVKEQKVLDPAIILENLNNNVRHALRQDVKEDASRDGMEICFCRINSAGDEVVLLGT; translated from the coding sequence TTGGCAGAAATTCTATCTGAAATTCATAGAAAAAAAGTAATTCATAAAGATATCAGGCCTGAGAATATTATCATAAATCCAGATACGATGGATGTGAAGTTAATTGACTTTGGAATTTCAACCCGACTTTCCAAAGAAGAAACCGAATGGGTCGCGGCTAACGTTTTAGAAGAAAGCATCCAATATATTTCTCCAGAACTGGCAAGTAGAATGAATGGAGTACCAGGTGCATTCATGTCGATGATAGGAAGTTCGATTTTAAACCAGATAGTAAAAGAGCAGAAAGTATTAGATCCAGCAATTATTTTAGAAAACTTGAACAATAATGTGCGTCATGCGTTACGTCAAGATGTGAAAGAAGATGCTTCTCGAGATGGAATGGAAATTTGTTTTTGTAGAATTAATTCAGCAGGAGATGAAGTTGTTTTGCTGGGGACATAG
- a CDS encoding thioesterase family protein, whose protein sequence is MDVRNAAVNGANVSHMVFDMYFSLANEAFDLFLKNFGFSKNDIVGVNLIIPNSSAVFQGEISEGDLIRIEVCATNFEPKACDIFFRFTKQNGTVQVADIRLGVLFFDYGSHKTVPVPEKFKSLFI, encoded by the coding sequence ATGGATGTCAGAAATGCAGCAGTAAATGGTGCCAATGTTTCTCATATGGTATTTGATATGTATTTTAGTTTAGCCAATGAAGCATTTGATTTATTCTTAAAGAATTTTGGTTTTTCGAAGAATGATATTGTTGGAGTAAATTTAATTATCCCAAATAGCTCGGCAGTCTTTCAAGGAGAAATATCAGAAGGTGACTTGATACGAATAGAAGTTTGTGCTACAAACTTTGAACCAAAGGCTTGCGATATTTTCTTTAGATTCACAAAACAAAATGGAACAGTTCAAGTTGCTGATATTAGACTAGGTGTTTTGTTCTTTGATTATGGCAGCCATAAAACTGTTCCTGTTCCGGAAAAATTCAAATCTCTGTTTATCTGA
- a CDS encoding four helix bundle protein → MSNPEIQIPSQFPFSTELSIRRIDLSLDLHVSFASILDIVMEAHLRFLQNYNFTPTDIFGKSVIFANANVIYQGELLFNDQVKIDVAPDNFFEKGFDFIFRLTKQNGAVPVALVKIKVLFFDYSIKKVTRVPEEFKQLFFPVINQLESNQSRSNNSPLWQSAHQLVLNLYSFTSKFPKEEMDHLTTRIRKSATSLPLTILEGLKKKDPSITLKFYQKCRGYIEEIRYYLILANDLNYSNAKIIISELEKVNSLLKSEFKIKINSAEETR, encoded by the coding sequence ATGTCCAATCCAGAAATTCAAATCCCTAGCCAGTTTCCTTTTTCAACCGAACTATCAATTCGTAGAATTGATTTGTCGTTAGACTTACATGTTTCCTTTGCAAGTATTTTAGATATTGTAATGGAGGCACATCTTAGATTTCTACAAAATTATAATTTTACCCCAACTGACATTTTTGGTAAGAGCGTAATATTTGCTAATGCCAATGTTATTTACCAAGGTGAACTCTTATTCAATGATCAAGTTAAAATTGATGTAGCTCCGGATAATTTCTTTGAAAAGGGATTTGATTTTATTTTTAGATTAACAAAGCAGAATGGTGCAGTTCCAGTTGCTCTAGTAAAAATTAAAGTTCTTTTCTTTGACTATTCAATAAAAAAGGTAACACGAGTACCTGAAGAATTTAAGCAACTTTTTTTCCCTGTAATTAATCAGCTAGAATCAAATCAGAGTCGATCTAATAATTCTCCCCTGTGGCAAAGTGCACATCAATTAGTTTTAAACCTTTATTCTTTCACATCCAAATTTCCAAAAGAAGAAATGGATCACTTGACAACTCGTATAAGAAAATCTGCGACTTCCTTACCACTCACAATATTGGAAGGACTCAAAAAAAAGGATCCATCGATTACATTAAAGTTCTATCAAAAATGCAGAGGTTATATCGAAGAGATTCGTTATTATTTAATTTTGGCAAATGATTTAAACTATAGTAACGCAAAAATAATTATTTCAGAATTGGAAAAAGTTAATTCTTTATTAAAAAGCGAGTTTAAAATAAAAATCAATTCTGCAGAGGAAACACGATGA
- a CDS encoding TIGR02206 family membrane protein, with product MFAGEISLQFWYIVTNNWKIEYGLPLQLCDFSILMSIIMLILRSYKIFEVIYFTGVGGALVAILSPELWLGFPHFRFYHFFISHVAIILASLYLVWIWEFRPTLLSLAKMGVFLNLFGAFVFWVNFLVDANYMFISKPTYNNTFLNHLGQYPWYLLYLEAIVLAISFSLYLPFHFKRDN from the coding sequence TTGTTTGCGGGAGAAATTTCACTACAATTCTGGTATATTGTAACGAATAATTGGAAGATTGAGTATGGACTTCCTTTGCAGCTTTGTGATTTTTCAATTCTAATGAGTATAATTATGCTTATCCTAAGAAGTTATAAAATTTTTGAGGTTATTTACTTTACTGGAGTTGGTGGAGCATTAGTCGCTATCCTGTCGCCTGAGTTATGGTTGGGATTTCCTCATTTTAGATTTTATCACTTTTTTATTTCTCATGTAGCGATTATTCTGGCGAGTCTTTATTTGGTTTGGATTTGGGAATTTCGTCCGACACTTTTGTCCTTAGCGAAAATGGGAGTTTTTCTTAATCTATTTGGAGCATTTGTATTTTGGGTTAACTTCCTAGTAGACGCAAATTATATGTTTATCTCAAAACCTACTTACAACAATACTTTTTTGAATCATCTTGGTCAATATCCTTGGTATTTACTTTATCTAGAGGCAATAGTGCTAGCGATTTCCTTTTCCTTGTATCTACCATTTCATTTTAAGCGAGACAATTAA
- a CDS encoding TonB-dependent receptor plug domain-containing protein, with protein sequence MSLERKYTLLFLRRNYEFFEIIYFLFFFILNLNLFAQKTAQPTKKTNSNVSEKKANEDNGEFLKLLKSKEVKDTSPNDNEKEEKARLEFLKEKEEFEKQREIFLKEKEEFDIKKSQETKEEEDAKKEEDFFKLEEEISIVSKQVGKSENTSKTSAIVSVYNRQKIADSGARNLADILKQVPGVEVSYDQFGFYKVAFRGILSRSGVLMLLDNHRINNFYDGSTFLDIRADAIEKVEIIRGPGSSIHGTNAFLGVINVITRVGVKRDKSGGHISNRLGQYNTFEPTAYYNLNFGNNWNFNTYVGQFQSQRPQIHIPYDQSCTKVIWSSSNSQCSTTLIPQPIAYYNKTNDRKRQTNVFLSLNKGDSFYLNGKMIREERGPNVGELGFITPNSQIGFTLLTADIGTKKIEITEKLSFSARLYGDTYLRRDEIEVERKDFSSHLGVSPFKQTGYKYQTSGIEAILQFDPISQLSIMIGGQVEKLSYKDAYLKQNYVGENTSKLYPVFYDYDNLNPNLIDTALQYQQTGRLSLSDTESYKISRDKHRNISAQFIQIIWNPAKWLSITTGVRRDIYSDFGSTVNPKTGIVITPFEKTKFGTLAFKFLFGSAFRAPTFQEMYDKGQTFQVGGIFGNNTQRIQNLGNLGYGALKPETIQTGEVGMEYSTPYKPLSVLANWFYNKISNNIDGINTSGTLPGRIDLYRNLRGITIIGSELEFRLNYNTRNYAFANMSWFQAIDNGGLIDNLNQDTKTILTSIPQGRANLGLNWSISRYFILNNTIWASTERRSNFRFAFERQSTRGFQYPQYHIWNLSLATTEDLIKNMELRINVFNLQDFKLYDPSNTATVNYVNRSIPAAYIFQRYIEFKLTYFL encoded by the coding sequence ATGTCACTAGAAAGAAAATATACTCTATTATTTTTGAGGAGAAATTATGAATTTTTTGAAATTATTTATTTTTTATTCTTCTTTATTTTAAATCTAAATTTATTTGCTCAAAAAACAGCACAGCCAACTAAAAAAACGAATTCCAATGTCTCCGAAAAAAAAGCAAATGAGGATAATGGCGAATTCTTAAAACTTTTAAAGAGTAAAGAAGTTAAAGATACTTCTCCCAATGATAATGAGAAAGAGGAAAAAGCTCGCCTAGAATTTCTAAAAGAAAAGGAAGAGTTTGAAAAACAACGAGAAATTTTCTTAAAAGAGAAAGAAGAATTTGATATCAAAAAGTCTCAAGAAACTAAAGAAGAGGAGGATGCAAAAAAGGAAGAAGATTTTTTTAAACTAGAAGAAGAAATTTCCATTGTATCAAAACAAGTTGGAAAATCAGAAAATACAAGTAAAACTTCTGCAATAGTATCTGTATACAATAGACAAAAAATTGCAGACTCAGGTGCCAGAAATCTTGCTGATATTCTAAAACAAGTCCCTGGAGTAGAAGTTTCCTATGACCAATTCGGTTTTTATAAAGTAGCCTTTCGGGGAATTCTTTCTCGTTCTGGTGTATTAATGTTACTTGATAATCATAGAATTAACAATTTTTACGATGGTTCTACTTTTCTTGATATTCGTGCAGATGCAATTGAAAAAGTGGAAATTATCAGAGGACCTGGATCTTCTATTCATGGAACTAACGCATTTTTAGGAGTAATAAATGTTATCACTCGCGTAGGAGTTAAACGGGATAAGTCGGGTGGACATATTTCCAATCGTTTAGGACAATATAATACTTTTGAACCAACTGCTTATTACAATTTAAATTTTGGAAATAACTGGAACTTTAATACTTATGTAGGACAATTTCAATCTCAACGTCCTCAAATACATATACCGTATGATCAATCTTGCACAAAAGTTATCTGGTCTTCTTCAAATTCGCAATGTTCTACTACATTAATTCCACAACCAATTGCTTATTACAATAAAACAAATGATCGTAAACGCCAAACGAATGTATTCCTTAGTTTAAATAAGGGAGATTCTTTTTATCTAAATGGAAAAATGATTCGAGAGGAAAGAGGTCCAAACGTAGGAGAATTGGGATTCATCACACCAAATTCTCAAATCGGTTTCACGCTATTAACCGCAGACATTGGAACTAAAAAAATTGAGATAACCGAAAAGTTATCTTTCTCGGCGAGACTCTATGGAGATACTTATTTAAGAAGAGATGAAATCGAAGTAGAACGAAAAGATTTTTCCTCTCATTTAGGTGTTAGTCCTTTTAAACAAACAGGTTATAAATACCAAACAAGTGGTATAGAAGCTATATTACAATTTGATCCGATTTCTCAACTTTCTATAATGATTGGAGGGCAAGTTGAAAAACTTAGTTATAAAGATGCCTATTTGAAACAAAACTATGTTGGAGAAAATACTTCAAAACTTTATCCCGTATTTTATGATTATGATAATCTTAATCCAAACTTGATTGATACAGCTCTTCAATACCAACAGACAGGTCGACTTTCTTTATCTGATACGGAAAGTTATAAAATTAGTAGAGACAAACATAGAAATATCAGTGCACAGTTTATTCAAATAATTTGGAACCCTGCTAAATGGCTATCTATTACAACAGGCGTTAGGCGAGATATCTATTCAGATTTTGGAAGCACAGTAAATCCAAAAACAGGAATTGTGATTACCCCCTTTGAAAAAACAAAATTCGGCACTCTTGCTTTTAAGTTTCTTTTTGGTTCTGCATTCCGTGCTCCTACATTTCAAGAAATGTACGATAAAGGTCAAACATTTCAAGTTGGAGGAATATTTGGAAACAATACGCAACGAATTCAAAATCTAGGAAACTTAGGATATGGAGCATTAAAACCAGAAACTATCCAAACTGGAGAAGTTGGAATGGAGTATTCAACACCTTATAAACCTTTGAGTGTTCTGGCAAATTGGTTTTATAATAAAATTTCAAACAACATTGATGGAATAAATACTTCAGGAACTTTGCCAGGGCGAATAGACTTATATAGAAATCTTCGTGGGATAACAATCATTGGCTCTGAATTGGAATTTAGACTTAATTATAATACAAGAAATTACGCGTTTGCAAATATGTCTTGGTTTCAAGCTATAGATAATGGAGGACTTATTGATAATTTAAATCAAGATACAAAAACAATTCTTACCAGTATTCCACAAGGAAGAGCAAACTTAGGTTTGAATTGGAGTATCTCACGTTATTTCATTTTAAACAATACTATTTGGGCTTCTACAGAAAGAAGGTCTAATTTTCGTTTTGCGTTTGAACGTCAGTCTACAAGAGGATTTCAGTATCCACAGTACCATATTTGGAATTTAAGTTTGGCGACCACGGAGGATTTGATAAAGAATATGGAGTTGCGGATAAATGTATTTAACCTTCAGGATTTTAAACTTTATGATCCATCCAATACAGCAACAGTCAATTATGTGAATCGTTCTATTCCGGCAGCTTATATTTTTCAAAGATATATAGAATTTAAACTAACTTACTTTCTGTGA
- a CDS encoding 5'-nucleotidase C-terminal domain-containing protein — translation MKPFRLLFLLFFVFFQCTQKQSAFDDQVALLGALVSIGAPKSFGLNMLIDNRINRACETRIGNFGADAYRDRGKAQIGFFSGGTIRQDFGILTTYPTGVIPKGTIPTFALMKQFLPFQGGNFLKVNLSAYRIKQALEVGMSRLNNSAERDIDGVDSDGPIHGNCWLNPQPSGSGRFLHVSSNIHIEVNPTATALVTSGSSSTNNLLVATEGNRIVKLSIDGILLYNNPTGSITSGWSAGSSTCTIKGTTFTNSAACTFFSASVEKFQFDGSDFNPSLNPIMSEINNDGSVVVLEVGIAAALDDAGILFEYIQTFTTGPVFPKISNRILMP, via the coding sequence ATGAAACCTTTTAGACTACTATTTTTACTGTTTTTCGTTTTCTTCCAATGTACACAAAAACAGTCAGCTTTTGATGATCAAGTAGCACTTTTGGGTGCGTTAGTATCCATAGGAGCTCCTAAAAGTTTTGGATTGAATATGTTAATAGATAATAGAATTAATAGAGCTTGCGAAACTAGAATTGGAAATTTTGGGGCAGATGCCTATCGAGATAGGGGAAAAGCTCAAATTGGATTTTTTTCAGGTGGTACCATTCGGCAAGACTTTGGAATTCTAACTACTTATCCAACTGGAGTTATTCCCAAAGGAACAATTCCAACCTTTGCTTTAATGAAACAGTTTTTACCATTTCAGGGAGGAAATTTTTTAAAGGTAAATTTAAGTGCTTACAGAATCAAACAGGCTTTGGAAGTAGGAATGAGTCGTCTAAATAATTCAGCAGAAAGAGATATAGATGGAGTGGATTCAGATGGACCTATCCATGGAAATTGTTGGTTAAATCCTCAACCGTCAGGATCAGGAAGATTTTTACATGTAAGTAGCAATATACATATTGAAGTGAATCCAACTGCAACTGCATTAGTTACTTCTGGATCAAGCAGTACGAATAACCTTTTAGTTGCTACAGAAGGAAATCGAATTGTGAAACTTTCTATAGACGGAATATTATTGTACAATAATCCGACGGGAAGTATAACTTCTGGATGGAGTGCGGGCTCTTCGACTTGCACTATAAAGGGAACTACTTTTACTAATAGCGCTGCTTGTACTTTTTTTTCTGCTTCTGTAGAAAAATTTCAATTTGATGGAAGTGACTTTAACCCATCATTAAATCCCATTATGTCAGAAATAAATAATGACGGATCTGTTGTTGTATTAGAGGTAGGAATTGCAGCGGCTTTGGATGATGCAGGTATTTTATTTGAATACATACAGACTTTTACAACAGGCCCTGTATTCCCAAAAATTTCTAATCGGATTCTGATGCCCTAG
- a CDS encoding alkene reductase, which translates to MTQSISPYLLSPVQLGDLSLPNRVVLAPLTRSRSGECRIPNELMATYYSQRASAGLLISEATVISPQGIGWLNTPGIYSEAQVEGWKTVVNSVHSKGGHIFLQLWHMGRASHSSFHSGKLPVAPSAIPITGSTINTPIGVVPHEVPRSLETEEIPPIVENYRHAAENAKRAGFDGIEIHGANGYLIDQFLQFKTNERRDRYGKNIENRFQFLKEVTEACLTVWDAKRVGIRISPNGVFNDMGSPDYRESFLYYAERLNTYGLGYLHIMDGLAFGFHDLGLPMTLKEFRAVFTGTIIGNCGYVQETAEQAIRENHADLIAFGRSYISNPDLVERFSNNWQLNPDADRNTWYSFESKGYTDFATYDV; encoded by the coding sequence ATGACTCAATCTATATCCCCCTATTTACTTAGTCCGGTTCAATTAGGCGATTTATCTTTACCGAATCGAGTTGTTCTGGCTCCTCTGACACGATCAAGGTCTGGCGAATGTCGCATTCCCAATGAGTTGATGGCAACTTATTATTCCCAGCGAGCTTCCGCAGGTTTACTTATCAGTGAGGCAACTGTTATTTCACCCCAAGGAATTGGCTGGCTAAATACACCCGGAATTTACAGTGAAGCACAAGTAGAAGGTTGGAAAACCGTTGTAAATTCAGTTCACTCTAAAGGCGGCCATATTTTTCTACAACTCTGGCATATGGGACGGGCTTCCCATTCTAGTTTTCATAGTGGCAAACTTCCAGTTGCTCCTTCCGCTATTCCCATTACAGGAAGTACCATTAATACGCCGATTGGAGTTGTTCCACACGAAGTTCCACGATCTTTAGAAACAGAAGAGATTCCGCCTATCGTGGAAAATTACCGCCATGCCGCAGAAAATGCCAAAAGGGCAGGCTTTGACGGGATCGAAATTCACGGAGCGAACGGTTATCTGATAGATCAATTTCTCCAATTCAAAACCAACGAACGTAGAGATCGCTATGGGAAAAACATCGAAAATCGATTTCAATTTCTCAAGGAAGTCACGGAAGCCTGTTTGACTGTCTGGGATGCGAAACGTGTAGGAATTCGTATTTCTCCTAACGGTGTTTTTAATGATATGGGATCGCCGGATTACAGAGAATCGTTTTTGTATTACGCTGAGCGTCTAAATACTTATGGATTAGGTTACTTACATATCATGGACGGACTTGCATTTGGCTTTCATGACCTCGGGTTGCCTATGACTCTTAAAGAATTTCGAGCTGTTTTCACTGGAACTATCATTGGCAATTGCGGTTACGTTCAAGAAACCGCTGAGCAAGCCATTCGAGAAAATCACGCTGATTTGATTGCATTTGGTCGTTCGTACATTAGCAATCCTGATTTGGTAGAACGTTTTTCTAATAATTGGCAACTCAATCCAGATGCCGACAGGAATACTTGGTATTCCTTTGAATCAAAAGGTTACACTGATTTTGCTACTTATGATGTATAG
- a CDS encoding bacteriohemerythrin: MITHSENVERLRKLWKDKPYSTGLPVIDLQHIWLLNIVMKMQDALLDINLTGLNSALKDSIVSIVDYVAEHFSLEEQILKEFHFPNFQKHRDHHLEFIQKIKEKLNVSEDDQIKILGIINILKHWLLNHILIEDKHYAEFLEKNILGARSFCQDLLNSKKYNVTKEQVELYKEINPTDNISEVISESIAEDVRHIWKAYNLAIRIPIIDLQHAWLLKLVVELDRAVKTMGQTKKNEVFLKTVTEALDYTKEHFTTEETIMRQFNFPESQNHFNQHKKFIEFIKQRNEENKSGDSMAAAHLVQDLKTWLLSHIALEDKKLYFHLRDKHKEVVEFVRSLHNSGELVIKSEYKELYKFVVRNQ; the protein is encoded by the coding sequence ATGATTACACACTCAGAAAATGTTGAAAGACTAAGAAAACTTTGGAAAGACAAACCTTATTCTACAGGTCTTCCTGTGATCGATTTACAACATATTTGGTTATTGAATATTGTAATGAAAATGCAGGATGCATTGTTAGATATTAATTTGACTGGACTCAATTCTGCTCTGAAAGATTCCATTGTATCTATTGTGGATTATGTAGCAGAACATTTTTCGTTAGAGGAACAGATTCTCAAAGAATTTCATTTTCCTAATTTCCAAAAACACCGAGACCACCACTTGGAGTTTATACAAAAAATTAAGGAAAAATTAAACGTATCGGAAGATGATCAAATTAAAATATTAGGAATTATTAATATACTAAAACATTGGTTATTGAACCACATTTTAATAGAAGATAAACACTACGCTGAATTTTTAGAGAAAAATATTCTTGGAGCAAGGTCATTCTGCCAAGATTTGTTAAATTCAAAAAAATACAATGTAACGAAAGAACAAGTTGAGTTATACAAAGAAATCAATCCGACTGACAACATCTCCGAAGTAATCAGTGAAAGTATTGCAGAGGATGTAAGACATATATGGAAAGCATACAACCTAGCAATTCGAATTCCGATTATTGATTTGCAACATGCTTGGTTATTAAAATTAGTTGTAGAATTAGATCGGGCAGTTAAGACAATGGGACAAACAAAGAAAAATGAAGTATTTCTAAAAACGGTAACAGAAGCACTTGATTATACCAAGGAACATTTTACGACTGAAGAAACAATCATGCGGCAGTTCAATTTTCCAGAATCCCAAAATCATTTTAATCAACACAAAAAATTTATCGAATTTATAAAACAAAGAAATGAAGAAAACAAAAGTGGTGACTCAATGGCGGCGGCTCACCTAGTGCAAGACTTGAAGACATGGCTATTATCGCATATCGCTCTTGAAGACAAAAAGTTATATTTTCATTTAAGAGATAAACACAAAGAAGTTGTTGAGTTCGTTAGAAGTTTACACAATTCAGGAGAATTAGTTATAAAATCAGAATACAAAGAATTGTATAAATTCGTAGTAAGGAATCAATGA